Part of the Lolium rigidum isolate FL_2022 chromosome 6, APGP_CSIRO_Lrig_0.1, whole genome shotgun sequence genome, ttgatgtcaacacagaaaaagagctttgcgctgctccctctagaaccaatcggtcggaataaaaacatgggtgcgcacaaccgaatacctccgatccaacaaactccaggcaaaagcactgttacattcaccggcggagccttccggaactcaacacttcggccagatcacgagtccaggcctccggtaggtcctcctcttcacgcaagagaggccctaggaccgacccctttattcaggtcggacccccacgtcggcgaccatcctgggctggccactccaaccctccaccgacgacaccatcgccggcttccaagctcctccatctcgccgccggaacgagtaggttagcgatagttgcttgacgatgccttcaacaagataacgacgcagacgccgccatcgcccgccatgaccggAGTCGGCTCGCACCGGCTACTATGCCTCCCCGTCTCGCTGCCGGCGCTGAAAGTGGGATCAAAAATCCAACACAGCCAGCCTGGTCGACTGCCTTCGGTGGATGAAGTCAGCCaccactgatgcgtgtagttgacacgtccgttgggaaccccaagaggaaggtgtgatgcgcacagcggcaagtttccctcagtaagaaaccaaggtttaatcgaaccggtaggagtcaagaagcacgttgaaggttgatggcggcgggatgtagtgcggcgcaacaccgtagattccggcgccaacgtggaacccgcacaacacaaccaaagtactttgccccaacgaaacaaagtgaggttgtcaatctcaccggcttgctgtaacaaaggattaaccgtattgtgtggaagatgattgtttgcaaagaaaacagtaaaacaagtattgcagcagatttgtatttcagtattaaaagaatggaccggggtccacagttcactagaggtgtctctcccataagataaaagcatgttgggtgaacaaattacagtcgggcaattgacaaatagagagggcataacaatgcacatacatgacatgataagtatagtgagatttaattgggcattacgacaaagtacatagaccgccatccaaccgcatctatgcctaaaaagtccaccttcagagttatcgtccgaaccccttccagtattaagttgcaaagcaacagtacaattgcattaagtatggtgcgtaatgtaatcaacaactacatcctcggacatagcgccaatgttttatccctagtggcaacagcacaacacaaccttagaacttttcgtcactcgtcccggtgtcaatgcaggcatgaacccactatcgagcataaatactccctcttggagttaaaagcaaaaacttggccagagcctctactagtaacggagagcatgcaagatcataaacaacacatatgtaataacttgataattaacataacatggtattctctatccatcggatcccgacaaacacaacatagagtattacagatagatgatcttgatcatgttaggcagctcacaagatccaacaatgaagcacaatgaggagaagacaaccatctagctactgctatggacccatagtccaggggtgaactactcactcatcactccggaggcgaccatggcggtgtagagtcctccgggagatgaatcccctctccggcagggtgccggaggagatctccgtaatcccccgagatgggatcggcggcggcggcgtctcagtaaggttttccgtatcgtggtttttcgcatcaggggtttcgcgacggaggctttaagtaggcggaagggcagagtcgggggcctgacgaggggcccacaccatagggcggcgcgggccccccttggccgcgccgccttgtggtgtcgccacctcgtggccccacttcgtatgttcttcggtcttctggaagctccgtggaaaaataggcccctgggtcttcgtttcgtccaattccgagaatatttcgttactaggatttctgaaaccaaaaacagcagaaaacaggaactggcacttcggcatcttgttaataggttagttccagaaaatgcacgaatatgacataaagtgtgcataaaacatgtaggtatcatcaataatatgggatagaacataagaaattatcgatacgtcggagacgtatcaaccaccaccatgcccgggcCGAAGACCCGGACGTCGTCAAGCCGCGAAAGAGACCCAGCGAAGCCTCCTCGTGCCATTGACGAGACGCGGCCGCGATGGATCGCGATACGAACCTCGGGCCCAGATCCGACCACAccgcagccaacatccgccgtCGGCCGCTAGAGATCCGCCGGCCACCCCCATCCCGCTGCGTTCagtcgacggaggaggagggtgtaggcccccgcccccacacgctcccgcaggccgcgctgcgctctgccgacggagggccgagccgccaccgccgcctcaccacaggggctttgccccgcggcgtcctcggcgacggcggcggaggaggggggcTTGTAGGGGAGGGGAGAAGGGCGGTGTGGAGGGGAACTCCCCGGggacggcgggcggcgccgccgcctcgggggagAGAGGTTAGGTCTGCATCATAGATATGTTGGCTATGGGAGAAGGTCAAGTCCACAGAAGACAAGGGCTAACATATCATGTATTCATTAAGAAAGCCATTTTTTTCTCATTCGCTCTAGTCAAGCCATCAATTATCTTACGTGGCATCTTCAAGTGAAAGGCATATACTTCCTATCATGCCCAATGTCTACTACGTCTGGCATTCTCTTCCCGACAACATATATCTAACTTCTGCGGAGTTGGAAGAGAGAAAATGAAAAGAGAgttctcacaaaaaaaaaaggaCTCAAATATGGAGCGGACCTTCCACAGAGGGAACGCGCCAAGGAGTTCATGTGACAATGGTCCACTGGCCCAGTCTATCAGTTGCCATCCAGCATCCATCAGAAAATTTAATTGCTTGCAACTTGTTTGCTCAATGTGCTAAAATCTAAACGTCCGCTCAATATAAATTTTCAAGAAAAAAAGTGTTGAAATCTCTGTGTGATTCTTTATTACTATGTACACTAGATTGCATCGGTTTGGTCGCATTTTCTAATTAAATTTATTCCCTGCTTATTTTTTGCACTCATCTAGCATATTTTACTATAGAGATTACCCAGTAATTTTCTTTTATGTCTAGATGTCGGGGGGGGATATAAAAGGAGTTTTTCTTCCCAAGAGGATATCCTTCAACTCTCTATTATAATTCTCTTCAATTCCTGACTGGACAGTCACTTACCCTTGTTGTTTGGAGAACAGTCAGTTACTTCAGTACTCCATCTGTTCCATAATTTTTATCGTGATTTATTTCGAATTAAAACCACAACAAAaaatatggaacagagggagcgCAAAAATTCGATCTATCACTTCTTCTAATTTATGTTTTAGCAAAAATACAATAACGTGCCCTCGTTTGAATCTCCAGCTTGGCTTTCTTCAGAAAGGAATCTACAGTTCGTTCTCTCCATTCGAGGATCAGAATGCTTTCGCACGGACGGCGGAAAACCCGGACTGCAGGTGGAATCATTCTCTCTGACTAGAAAAAGGTCTTTTCTTAAGCACCCAATCATGAACCTTCTTTTTCCATTATTTCGTGGGAGCATTAAGAAAGAATCTCCAAACAACGCAGGAAAGAGGTAAAGCTCCAACTATCGCCTGTTTGCTGAAAGCTTTAATCGGTGAATTAGTACAAGCTTGTAGCAATTACCAATACTAGCAGATGTCTTGCTGAAATGTAGTACAATGCTGCCAAACCCACACATTTCTGTTCCTGAAGTTGCAGACTCTCCTATGATCCTATCTATCGGATCTACTTGCCTCGGTATTATGGAACCTTGCCGAACTTTATTCTGTTTGTTGCCGCCAATGATTTTCCAATCACGCACATAAGGATGATCCACTAAGTGGATGATTAGTTTGCCTATCTTTTAATCACGTTTCTTCTTCTCGACAATTATCTTGCATGGGTTCATGGTGAAATCAGATGACATTCTGATCCATGGTGAAATCAAAgacggagaatatcatgaaggccagtCGAGGACTAGCGATGGAGATTCGAGTCTATGtgatgttgaggggcttgcttggtattCTGTGTTTCGCAAGTGGAGGCGGCAACACATGTGAAATTCAGAGTctaccttttagggtgaaaatccaaggtctgcatTGCAAAAGTGGAAATAGGAAAAACATATGATTGGAGTATCATCCCCTCTTCaattctattgttgagaaaactacaGGAATCTATATCGAGAATTATTCAACACTATAGGAAACATGAAAGAACTGTAGCAAGAAGTTTTGAGAGATGGAAATTTTCCTCGAAAATAGAATGCAAAGTAATTCTTAGGAACACTTTTCTTTAAACTCCAATCCCACAAATCAAAATACCTAGATAATAAAATTCAAAAGGATCCAAATTCTACAAAAAAAAGAGCCCTAAGCTTCAAACTTGCTAACATAAGTCGTCATCAAAAATATTTTTCCACCCTGTTTGTTATTAAAATGGTACGAGTTTGGCCGTCTCAAATGGTACCATCCTAAATTTTCATGTATAGAACCAAAAAGCCGGCTTCAAAACATATAACCCCCGGCTTATTTTCTCTCCGTTCCTTTTCGCCGACCAAATAAATGTGGTTTCTAGAATTGAATATGCAAATCTTACCCGGCTATACCATTGCCACATCGCCTCCTAATTCTAGTGACTCGCAACCGGCTGGTGGCTCCTTATCGATGACGCACCCATCAGCACTCAAGGCACTTTCCTTTGGCCCACGGCTAGCATCGATGACATGCCACCTCTTACCCCAACAATCAAACCCTAGGTTCGAGATAATAAGCAAAGGATCGTATACGCACTGGTGTGTCCGCTCTATGATGGTCAATATGGCGGTGTCGGAATAATATTGTGTTTAATAACTCAACTTCTTTCAATAttatgcaggttatccatatggttgtGCACTGGGTGCAACAATGGGCGTTACTCCTTCCTCCGGACCAGTGGGGGtttatggatactggatgcaaccaTCTCCAGACGGTCGCACAGGATATCTTGTCCCAGGCTGGATGGTCTCACACTAGTCGACTACAAGATGCTTAGTTCGTCTAGTTTTTAGTGTGTTCCCTTTTGTGCATGGTTGGTTTATGTATCGATCATGAGTATTTAGTGAATTCTGTACAATATTTTATGTTTCAGACTAAGTTTTAATAATAAAgaccgtgtgcatcatcacgatgtAGAGGCTGAGGTCatatccccttttcgaaaaaaaaaagtgaaccctaaaccctaagtccCTAACAACTCCGGACTAACAACCCATGGTAGAGGATGCAACGGAAGAGCCGGAGGCCATGAACAAAGAGCATCCCGAAGTCCCTACTGACCATGGAGCATTGTGCAATGTGGATAGTCACCAAGGTCGGATAAATCGCTTGAGTTTTCCTTGGTAATCTCGTTGAAATGTTGATGCAGCATATCAATGAAGATGTTCTGCTGACACTCTCACACCTATGTTGCTTAAATATCCATGCGAGGAAAAAATAACACTTGAGCTCTCAAACTAGATATGAGAGACACAGGGGCTCCACAAGAGAGCAGACTACCAAAAGATACTCTTATAAACTGAAGTGCTGCCAAAAGCAACATTTTGAGCACTTTTATGGAGACTTTAGTTAGCACCCACTAACAGCATGAGCCGTAAGCACAATTAACAAAGAGCACTGCCTACCTCGTCTTTTCCTAGCTTCCGTATATAGGACAAGCCTGACACTGTCATCGTGTGTACTTGTCTGAAGTCTGAACTCCGAGTTGCCTATGGCAGATGCTAGTGTCATAGTATAAGACGTGTCTATAAGTTGGTGCTAAACTGCTAATTGAGCTCTGTCCTAGCATCAAACTCACTCTAAGCTCCATCTCTCTCGTGCGTACGTGCCTGAAATTCATCTGATTCTCAGCTTTAATCCTCTGATACCGATAACTAATGACATTGTTAAGCTGTAATAGGATTCGGAAACGTTTCTGACCTTGTGTAGTAATTTTGATCGGTGCTAACATTTGTTTCCTGTCACAGCCCTGTCAGGCAATGGAGGAATGCCTtgatcagcagcagcagcagcagaaggGCAACAATGGACAGCTCCAGAGGCTAGAAGGCATCGAGGAGGAAGGTGGCCCGACGGAGAAGTggcctcctccgacgacgacggtgCGGGCGCCAGAGACCCCGACGGAGACGATGGAGTTCCTCGCGCGGTCATGGAGCCTGTCGGCCGCGGAGATATCCAAGGCGCTCAAGGTGCTGAGTAGCAAGGGCGTCTGCGACATCCCCAGCGTCCCCGTCGCGGCTGCTGCAGGTAATGAAGAGCAGCATAGGTCCTCGCTTGACGCGACaatggcggcgccggcggcggctatGCAGGCCGGCACTGGAGGAGCTGCGAGCCCACCGTTCTCTCCCAGGGCAGACGCGCAGCTTCTccgagccgccgccgcggcggggaGAGCGGGCGGCAAGACGACGACGATGGGCGCGTGGATCAAGGAGCAGAAGGAGAAGAAGCGCGCCGAGGCGCGGTCCCGCAACGCGCAGGCCTACGCGGCGACGTCCGTGGCCGGggtcgcggcggcggtggccgcgcTGGTCGCCGGCGCGGTGTTCACCTcctcgccctctcctcctcctcctcccgcgccggAGCGGGGCGCCGCCAAGAACGCGAGCGGCGCGAAGACGGCGGCGGCcatcgcgtcggcggcggcgctggtggcGTCGCACTGCGTCGAGATGGCGCAGGCGATGGGCGCGAGCCACGAGCAGATCCTGGGGTCCATCCACTCGGCCGTGAACGCGCAGGCGAGCGGCGACATCATGGCGCTCACCGCCGGCGCGGCCACGGCGCTGCGCGGGGCCGCCATGCTGCGCGCCAGGCTCCATAAGGAGATCCAGGCCACCGCCCTGCCGCCCGGGGACGGCGGCGCCGGTAGGGCGTCCGAGAGGGACATCTCGCCGCTCATCTTCGTGTCCCGTGGCGGCGAGCTCCTCAAGCGCACGAGACAGGGTACGGCGCTCGTACTTTGATTGTCGGATCTCGGATGAACACTATTTTGGACTGAAATCCAAAACTGACACTGGTGACATGCATGGATTTGTTGCAGGAATACTCCACTGGAAGCTCGTCACAGCGTACATAGATCCCAACTTCCAGGTGATCATCAAGATGAAGAGCGCGCATATGGCCGGCACGTTCATCAAGACCAAGAAGTGTAAGCAGCTTCAGAGCATGCTTGTCAGTGTACACCACATTACATGAACAGGCTCTCACTCACGTCACGTGTGCGTTTTCAGGTGTCGTCCTCGACGTCCGGTCCAACGTGCCGGCGTGGGCAGGCAGGGAGGTGGACGACGGCAGCCGGCGGCGAGGCTACTTCGGCGTGAGGACGGAGGAGAGGGTGGTGGAGTTCGAGTGCAGGAGCAAGCACGACCAGCTCAAGTGGGTGCAGGGCATCACCGAGATGCTCAACCGCCGCGACAGCATGAACATGAACATCGCCTTGTAAAACCTGTGCCCTGAATGAAAGTAGCTGAAATCGTGTTCTGATTCGTGTGATCAGATTTGCATGTAAATACATGTGTGTGATTTACAGTACTGTAGTAAGTGTCTTGGTTAACTGCACTTGTGTTCTGAACTCTGGATGATTGACGAGTAGTAAAATCCTGTGAGCAGAGCACTCTGCTTTTCTTTTCCAAGCCCCAGGAACGACTAGCGCTCGCGtcttccggcgccgccgccgccgcgcacgccCGGCGGCGACACGCAGCGCCCATCTCATCAGCCAGTCCCCCGTGTCATGTTCGTGCACAGCTCTCTCGCGAggtactactactactgctaGTCAGAAGAAATACAGTTCGGGCTTCACAACTTTTCTTTCTTTCCTTTCCGAATCGAAACACGGGGGAGCCCaatcctcgccggcggcgaccccGCTCCGCGAGACCACCAGATTTACCTCCCTTGTGTCTCTAACGTTCCGCCGCACCCCCCTTTTCAATCTTCCTAGGTTTAGCCGATTCGCCCGAAGGCCcctgtgcgccgccgcctccccgctcCGCTACCTGCAGGTAGGTGGTGGTGGTTTGCTTCTTTCCCCTTGCTCGCCAATTCATCTTTATCCCTCGCACTGATTAGCGCTTCTGCAAGGGTTTTTCTGTGTTTCCATCCATATCAATATAATACGCTGTTTAATTGAGATAGAAACTGGTGAGGATTCAACTACAGTACCAAGAATTCTTTTGGGGGAATTCTTTGATTGCTGAACCAGTAAATTAAGTGGTAGAGGGCGTTTGCCCCCGATAAATTTGGTATCTCGTATTGCCAAGAACAGTTCGGCGACGTATCTGCTTCCACCTGTGCCTTCTGCATTACATTCCTACACTACGATGCTTCACAAGGTATCTTTGATTGACAGGGATCAGCTGCTCAAAACAGTTTGCCCTCGTTTGCGATGGAAAAGCCACGAGGAGCTTCAGGCAATGCTTCTAAACACAGGAAGACAAATTCACCTGTGCAGAGATGGAGGCCAGTCTCAACACAAGCATCTCCCCGAAAAGGTTTGCTCCACTTTGCTACCTGACGTTCTGACGTTTTAGTTCACACCGTGACTCATAGGTCGTCATGTATCAGAGACTAGTTGTAGCGCATTTTTGTCTGTATATGAAGTCTTTTATCTCTAAAACTAGCCCTTATTTTTTTTATGAACAAGTCACACCTTTGAAAACTAGCTTGGTTACCAAAAATCAGGAATGGGGCGTAACTGGTTAAAGAAAATGTAGCATTCACcttatgatttttttttctggGAGCTAGTGAAAGTGTTGCACCAGCCGTATTGGACATTGGTAATAGTAGACTGAAATTCCGGTTCACAAGCATAGAATAGTGATTCTTGCCAAAGCTCCAATTATTTTGATTTGAAGTCGTAGTCCTAGATTGAAATTCATGGTGGAATATTGTCCAATGCTATTAAATAAAGTCAGTCATAAGCTACGGGCCATTGCGCATTTCCTCACATCTTGGATATGTGGCATTAGCAAATAAATGGCATTCTACTTTGCATACGTGCTAGCCAATGAGTAGGCATATTATAGACATTTTAGGAGATTGACCCTCCAGTGGTGCTTGGTTGAAGTTAATCTTAGATTTTTTGTGATTGCCCTGTCATCATGTAATACCTCTTTGGTAACTGCAAGCTATCAAGAAGCGTAAGGTTGATACACAAAGCTTGAGTAATATCAGAATTGGACTGCCCTAGTTACTTTTCCCCTCAAGACATACCCTTACGTGTCTCCCTCCAATTCCTCTCATCTATTTTTTGTATGTGTGTGGAGTTATGATCTAATTACCTTATATCTCAACATGATGCAGCTGACCTTGATGAATTATCCAATTCTGCAAGGACGCAAGTGGTAGAGACTTTGATCACTGATAGTGAAATTTTGGCCTCGGATAAAGCAACTAATGTTGTTATTGGAGTTACCACCAATAATGCTTCATCGTCACAAAATAATTCTGCTCTCGATTCCAGTGCAACTAAAGTAGTTACGGAAGACACTATGGAGGTAACTGGAGAGAAATATTCCTGTTCTATTGAGGTAtgctgggaagatgatttaatagTTTTGTGTTTTCAGCGAAGCTCTTTGTTTTTTCCCTCTAAGATTGATAAGCATGTGATCTTTACAAGACAGTCTCTAAATGCTGTTCATAGATTTAGCTGTCCTTTTACAGGTAGATGTTCCTCTGAAGCGTTTTCTGAAAGGAAAGGGGTATTGCTCTTATATTTGCCATTCTTATTTGGTACAATCCCTGGCCTTTATCTGTTAGCATAACTTTTATTCTTTGGTTTGTAGTGGATGTATGCAGAAGCAGATTGAACAAGAGAATGGAGTCAAAATTATATTTCCATCTTCAAAGGAGGAAACTCTTGTTGGTATACTTATGCctgcctttctttctgaaactATGTTCGGTGATGTAAGATGTTAGTTATTTTCGGAGTTAATGGATGTTTTTTTATTCTACTGCATGGGAGATACAGTCCTTGAAGGCAAAGACGCTGAAAGTATTAGAAATGCATCAGAGAGAATTTCCAAAGTTCTTGAAGAGGTAGATATTGAACACACTGTTGCAACAGATGATTACTGTATGGTTATATTGTTCACTGAATCAttgctcctctttatctttgctgcTGTTTGGTTAATATTTACCGCTTTCTTGAGGTTCATGACACCAAAGTAGTTATCAGTCCCTCTATTATCATTTCACATACTGTATATCACAAGCTAGCTTAGTTAACAAATATAGCTACGATGAGTTAAATTTTAACAATTTAACTATGTAATATATCACCGTTCAGGGCAGAACCACAAAAGTAATATATCTGTTGCAGAAGTGTTAGTGCGAGTTATCAAACACATCTTGTAGAAGTGATGGTGGTACTGTCCACTGGCTattgttttgtgattttctactcATTTCGTTGCGTAAATTGTCCAAAAGTCGTACCGCCACTGGAAGAAACGAAGTGTCCATTACCTTGGTTCGACCTAACACACATGAGTGAATTCAAGATACAGAATGCAACCACCTTTCTGGTACATTTCTCACTCTCCCCTATCTAGTTCACTAAGAACATTGGGGTGGCCGAGTGGCACTAAAATCCTCTCTTTAACCCTAGAGCCAGACTTGCTAACCCCTCTAATTGAGAGCAACCCTATAATGATAAGATcgagagaagtccaatttacccacctaaactcgtctcaaagttcagattacaaccctcaactttactttggttcaatcttcaaccctgaattctataAACCGTTCGGAATTGGACCTTCTACCCTTTTTTGACATGTATTGAACCGGTTTTTCTCGCAAGTTAGCGGCTTTTCTGCCTATAACATACACGGTACAAGAAAAACCAGCTTAATACAATGCAAGGGGTGATTTTGAGCCGTTtttagaattcagggttgaaagttgaaccaaagtaaagttaagggttgtaagctgaactttgagacaagtttagggggtaaattggacttctctcgATAAGATCATACCCATCTAACAGTGAAACAAATGTGCCTAGGTACCCTCATGGGTAGCAGGATATTTTGTTATTTCATTTAATAGTAATAATCACTCTGTACTGCTAAACTTTGTTTGTCCTATATTTCAGGCTGTAAAAAGTCCAATGCTTGATTACTCTCATTTCATATCGCTTCCGTTGGCAATCCACCCGGATCTTGTCGAGAAACTGAACAACTTCCAGAGCTCGATCCTCGGGCTGTCTGCAGCTAATGTAGATAGTGATAAGGATGAAAGCCTAGGTGAAGATTCTACTGACGAAAATGATGAAGCAGAAAGCCAGGGTGTCTTGACCAAGCGCCGAGTCGAAGAAGAGAAGTCTGTGGATAATAAAGGCTCACAAGCAGGTCTAAAGCTTAGCTATTTCTTTTGTGCAAATTTATCGTGTTCCTTGGAATTATTTCTACAGTCAATGCTATTTACTTTGCTTGTGGAACTTCGTTTTGTCTGTTAAAAAATGCAGCATTATTCTGTTCATGAAGGTGCATGTTTAAAACTTGTGTTCTTGGTCAGTAGGGATGCTCAATGGTATGCACATAACATCATTACAGAATTAAGAAGAATGAATCAAATAAGGCATGTACGTATTATGAAATTTGATGAATACGCTCCAcatttggatcttgaaattgtaaACAAAGCAACAAAATAACACATAAGATAAACCATGTTTTCCTAGTTGACTACAACTTACTAAGCGGCTAATATAGAAGGCCATATATTTACGGAGAAAGCAAGATTGCGAAGACATGCATATGTGATTTTTTTATCTTAAAATTTTGGTACCCAGTAAATTTGGTTATCTATGTTTTTTTATACTGGCTGGCCCATGGAGTTTATTTTGACCCTGATAGCTCCAAAGCGACATGCTAATATCGGGAAAACGAAAGAATACAAGCTAGTAGAAATATTAATCAAATAAAATTCTGAATGAGAGATGGGATCCCTATAATCCTTATTAGTCTATTTTATGCTAGTGCTACACTGGCAATGCTATACAGTATACACTTTATCCTTGTTGTCGTATGCATTTCCAAGGTACAATGTTTTTGTTTCATTCAGCATTAGAATACTTTTCTTCATCACCTGCAGAGTTCAGCATTGACAAGTCAATATTCATTAAGCCCAAAACGTTTCACCTAACGGTTCTTATGTTGAAGTTGTGGAACAAGGATCGTATAGCTAAGGCTTCTGATGTGCTCCAGGTATTGCTATTTAGGAAGATACAGTGTTATTGGCTGACAATATCCAGAAACTTAATTCACTGCCTTGCCAATGCAGTCACTATCTTCCCAGGTAAATGAAGCTTTGGAAAACCGACCTATCTCTATACAACTTAGGGGTCTGGTAAGTTTCCTCTTGAGTTGAAAAGACATCGTTATTGAATATTTGGTGTTAGTATCTTCATCAGAAGCTGATTTATACATGACTAGTTAAGTGTTGGCCGATAAAATCTGAGCGAAAGAGCAGAGCATTTGTTGACACTTCACAATACTACTTTTTATGGCTCTATTGAATGTTTGGATGTTTATAAATAAGTTTTGGTGATTCACATGAATATTACATTTCAGACATGCATGAAAGGCTCGCCAGCCAGGGCCCGGGTGGTATATGCTCCAGTACTTGAAGTTGGTGGAGAAGGACGCCTAGTCCGTGCCTGCAGTATCCTTTGGAATATTTTATGGCGAAT contains:
- the LOC124665029 gene encoding VAN3-binding protein-like, translated to MEECLDQQQQQQKGNNGQLQRLEGIEEEGGPTEKWPPPTTTVRAPETPTETMEFLARSWSLSAAEISKALKVLSSKGVCDIPSVPVAAAAGNEEQHRSSLDATMAAPAAAMQAGTGGAASPPFSPRADAQLLRAAAAAGRAGGKTTTMGAWIKEQKEKKRAEARSRNAQAYAATSVAGVAAAVAALVAGAVFTSSPSPPPPPAPERGAAKNASGAKTAAAIASAAALVASHCVEMAQAMGASHEQILGSIHSAVNAQASGDIMALTAGAATALRGAAMLRARLHKEIQATALPPGDGGAGRASERDISPLIFVSRGGELLKRTRQGILHWKLVTAYIDPNFQVIIKMKSAHMAGTFIKTKKCVVLDVRSNVPAWAGREVDDGSRRRGYFGVRTEERVVEFECRSKHDQLKWVQGITEMLNRRDSMNMNIAL
- the LOC124667078 gene encoding activating signal cointegrator 1 complex subunit 1-like, translated to MFVHSSLARFSRFARRPLCAAASPLRYLQGSAAQNSLPSFAMEKPRGASGNASKHRKTNSPVQRWRPVSTQASPRKADLDELSNSARTQVVETLITDSEILASDKATNVVIGVTTNNASSSQNNSALDSSATKVVTEDTMEVTGEKYSCSIEVDVPLKRFLKGKGGCMQKQIEQENGVKIIFPSSKEETLVVLEGKDAESIRNASERISKVLEEAVKSPMLDYSHFISLPLAIHPDLVEKLNNFQSSILGLSAANVDSDKDESLGEDSTDENDEAESQGVLTKRRVEEEKSVDNKGSQAEFSIDKSIFIKPKTFHLTVLMLKLWNKDRIAKASDVLQSLSSQVNEALENRPISIQLRGLTCMKGSPARARVVYAPVLEVGGEGRLVRACKVITDAFVKSGLVLERDTRQELRLHATIMNVRHMKSKKRNRRNDSFDARSIFRQYGQQDWGEYPVPAFHLSQRFKFDESGYYHCCCSIPLPEAKTSQTE